A window of Phyllobacterium sp. T1293 contains these coding sequences:
- a CDS encoding phage head completion protein codes for MPKKPGAGDLKYLFSFQKRGDVDDGFGGVIVGTGPFATVFEAAARLIPMRGSETVIAGRLNGKQPYSCTFRGSHAMARTVNNAWQLVDARTGKIYQVFSPTVDNDQNNAFLDMIIQEGAVT; via the coding sequence ATGCCTAAGAAACCTGGAGCAGGAGACCTTAAATATCTGTTCAGCTTTCAGAAGCGTGGAGACGTAGATGATGGTTTCGGTGGGGTTATTGTGGGGACAGGGCCATTTGCAACAGTGTTTGAAGCGGCTGCTAGACTAATACCAATGCGCGGGTCTGAGACTGTCATTGCTGGTCGATTGAATGGCAAGCAGCCTTATTCCTGCACATTCCGCGGCTCTCATGCTATGGCACGAACGGTAAATAACGCGTGGCAGTTGGTGGATGCGCGAACTGGTAAGATTTATCAGGTGTTTTCTCCCACCGTCGACAATGACCAGAACAATGCTTTCCTCGATATGATCATTCAGGAAGGTGCGGTGACATAA
- a CDS encoding HK97 gp10 family phage protein has protein sequence MAVLGLKKLNAKLKRLPAAAEAAIRTAMEQSANEIVALMKSLVPVDKGDLRESIGWTWGSKPKYSQAIASVTSASGNLTLTIHVGNSKVRYAHLVEFGTAPHLNGGQFAGTQHPGTKAEPFFFVSWRALRKRAKSRITRAITKSAKQVAASGG, from the coding sequence ATGGCGGTACTCGGCTTGAAGAAGCTGAACGCCAAACTAAAGCGCCTTCCTGCAGCGGCTGAGGCCGCAATCAGGACGGCCATGGAGCAAAGCGCTAATGAAATAGTTGCGCTTATGAAATCACTCGTTCCGGTCGACAAGGGTGATCTTAGAGAGAGCATTGGATGGACTTGGGGGAGCAAGCCCAAATATTCACAGGCCATTGCATCCGTGACATCGGCAAGTGGAAATCTGACCCTGACAATCCATGTCGGTAACTCCAAGGTTCGATATGCTCATCTGGTTGAGTTTGGCACTGCTCCTCACTTGAATGGTGGACAGTTCGCAGGAACGCAGCACCCCGGAACTAAAGCCGAGCCGTTCTTTTTCGTCTCATGGCGAGCATTACGCAAGCGCGCGAAGTCCCGCATCACAAGAGCAATTACTAAGTCTGCCAAGCAGGTTGCGGCAAGCGGAGGATAA